A window of Gossypium raimondii isolate GPD5lz chromosome 7, ASM2569854v1, whole genome shotgun sequence genomic DNA:
tttatattttggccactgaatttaaaaaagtttcaaaatggtcattgaattatttggAAGTTTTATTTGTGCCATTAAACTATTAGAAAGTTTTTATGTAAGTCACTAGattgttaattttttctttaaatctaGCTAATGAACTCCAAATGACGATTCAACAATCGATACGATAGATTGACAAGTAGAACATGCCTTAAATTCAAGTTGTTCTGGATCCTTTTAGAATTACCTTATCATtgcttaaaagttaaaatatacaGTAAATCCCTATCcaaaaatttaatccttttactttccaaatttcaaaatttaagtcaaaTGGTTAATATTATGCAATTTGTTgtgacatttaaaaaaatacttttagtaacaatgtaactaaaaagatacataatgaacctaaatttaacaaaataattttaacaatgttaaaaattaaacttaaattttaaaatataaaaaataaaatgactaaattttaaattctgaagaaaacaaaaacttatatcatattttaaccttaaaggTATGGGAccatctttaattaatttcactTCAGTGAAACTATTGCTTTCAAACACacacatacatgtatatatacacgTATACATACTCTGCTTCACAAAACGAGAGTGGTGAtacaattataaaatcaaacatataacaaatatatatttagggAAAGCTTTGTATGCTTAACAGAGTTCTTGAAGGAAGAACTATcaacaacttaaaaaaaacagtTCGGCATTTTTCCCCTGAATTTTTGCTCCCTGAacaataggaaaaaaaaaaagctacaTTATACATACATAGCATCACGGTTCGAGCTTCAAGGAAACAACGCGCGATTGTCTGTTCCGTTTTGCCACCTTGAGAAAGACTAACGAAAGGCATGAAGGTGCCCACCACGGCCTGCGAACTTTTTGCTCTCCCTTTAGACAAGCCACTGAAGAATACAATTCATAAATATGTATATCAATAAAGGACAATAGCTACGAGGTGTCGAAGAATACAGGCAAGAAAAAATGTTTTCTTGATCGGAAAGCAATTGAATATCGTTAAACCAACTGGACATGATATACAAAATATCTAAACCAATCACTCAGTGTATTCCTATTTTATCAATTCATATGCAAAAGGCAAAGCTGCTATGACATAAGTTGGGTACGGGAAGTGATTTACGAGAGTGGGTAAAATATTCACGCTTTATAGGTACATATGATGCACAATGAAATGACCCGAAGCTAGACAACTACTGCGTGCGGCAAGAAAAgctatatatataccttttattCGTCTAAGTTCCTTGCATAGAGTGATGAAGTCTCCCCATTTCATATGGCATCGTCTTATAAACCGAAGAATCTGTTCAGTTGTAAACATAGACATGCCTTCTAGGTATTCCCCATTGACACCGTTTTCTTTGAAAATCAGACGATAGCTACCGAGATTTATCTCTTCCAACCACATCCCGACATCCTGCCAGAAGTGAAAGATCACAACACAAGAGCATGTTATTGAATCAAATGTACTTACCGAATGTTTTTCTGTCAAACATCAAAAGAACATGTTACAAAATGTTCCCCAACGGCTTCAAGAACTTTTTGCTTAGACAACATCGTAATTTGGTTACACACTTGCAGCATAATTACGTATATTGGCTGAATTATACAACGACAAAGTGCATTTGTGGCTTAGTTGATTCATCGAAAACATATAGTTGTAGAATTCCTAATCATTTAACAAGCACATAGAAGTCTTCTAAGGAGaatgaatatacatgtatatacatagcTAATCCACCTCAAAAACAGTTAATTatgggtaaaagtaccataaagGCCTCTGTACTAGGCCCCTATTAAAAATTGGCACTTGTACCATAAAGGCCCtcgattaaaaaaatgggcaaacTGGTCTTCGTACATttaatcaaagagcaaattagttttttatgttaaaattttcatctatttttattgttaaaaacttgCGTCTCTAACAGAATAACTAGACAATGGCACGTGACGTGCCATGTGTACGTCATGTTAACATATAAataccagtttttaacagtagaaatggtTGGAAATTTTAACCTTGGGACCAGTTTGCTCTTTTATCTAacgtataaggactaattttcCCATTTTCCTAATCATTTGATGGGCACATACAAGTCTTCCAAGGAGAATGAATATATATTGACATAGCTAGTCCATCTCTAAAACAGTTAATTATGGCATCTCACGCAAGTCAATAGTATGTCTCATAACTTGAAAATAAACAGCTCATCATCAATGATGAATACCCATCTTCTGCACCTGCTGGTATTTACTGTCATCTTCTTGAAAAAGTCTACCTGAATTGGAATTTAGTAAAGAGGCAAATCCAAGATCCCAACCTTACTCAGAAATCCACAGGTGGGAAAAgaactttcctttttctttctctttttcatttcttctctACACTCATTAAATTGACAACTTGTATGAAACCAGGGGGTACTTTATCAGAAATGTTGAAACAACAGATGCTGAGTTAAggagaaattaagaaatttgtCATACAATTTCTGCAGATTGCAGGTATCTAAACCATATAGACAGTATGGACTTGTAGTTATGGTTGGACAGCCACAGATCTACGAAATTTCAACTTATCCACTCAACCGGCCTCATCATTACCTACATGAACAACTTTTTAATAATGATGTTCATTGTTGCAAATGCAAGCTTTGTGACACAGACTAAAAACAATTGTAGAGAAGATTCATTACGAGTTACAATAATGTTACAAAACCACAATCTAGTAATCAAGTAACATACCTGCGGGGCAGGTGGAATAACCATGAAAGAGGCAAAAATGACAACCTTGAACAAGCATTGTTAGAAGAAATACGCCTTAGCAATGAACAACAAAAGCACCTCAGAGACTCTTTCGGGCGAGGCATATTTGATTAGGCTGACACCTAGTTTGCCGAggaacatgttttttttattataactaCAGGTGGTCTAAGACTACTCATGTTCGGGCAGGTTGGCATTCAAATAAAACCCTCTCAATAGTAATGACTCGAGGATTCGAACTTGGTCCAAATGTTTACCAGCACTTGGTTCTGCTTTTCTTGTGCCTTATAGCTGAAGCAATATAAGGATTCTAGCACCTAATGCATGCCTTATGCCCCAAACTAAACAAGAGTGAAGAATCAAAATCAACTAAATCAAGGCAAAAAAAACTCAATCAAGGCCTATTTTTGATTTGATCATAAGGGTCAATTCAGTTCACTTTAACAGTTCCCTACAatcaaaacatggaaaagaacaGTACAATTTGAGCTATGTTCAGTGAAGAAATGTCAGAGTCAAAATTCCCAACTGAAAATTTTACTAAGCATAATTAGCAAAAAATCCgccattttacaaaaatatcacatgaagaaaaaaaaacactcgAGATCTGAACTttacagcaaaaaaaaaaaaattccaaatataataagaagtaaatataaatacaaaaagataaaatattaccTCAACAGTCCAAATGAAGAAATCGAGTGGCTCAGGCGCTTGTTCTTTGCTCATCTTTTTCTATTAGCTCGACCCAGTTTACCTGTTATATTTATCACCAATTTCCCATCAAAATTTACCgccaaattaaattgaaaataaaattaatcccagaaaaacaaaaaaaaaatgtctatTTGATCCCTGGAAATcggataagaaaaaaaagaagaaaactggAGAACAACAGGTTTTAGGGTCAGACTGACAGTTGTTGA
This region includes:
- the LOC105790236 gene encoding uncharacterized protein LOC105790236 — protein: MSKEQAPEPLDFFIWTVEDVGMWLEEINLGSYRLIFKENGVNGEYLEGMSMFTTEQILRFIRRCHMKWGDFITLCKELRRIKVACLKGEQKVRRPWWAPSCLSLVFLKVAKRNRQSRVVSLKLEP